In Cytophagia bacterium CHB2, one genomic interval encodes:
- a CDS encoding NupC/NupG family nucleoside CNT transporter, with the protein AGGVLAGYIAMGVPASHLLAASVMSAPAALMMAKIILPEKEESVTKGHVKVPPGKVAGDVIEAAAVGAADGMKLAVNVGAMLLAFIALIAVVNAGMGVIHDALSNWVGFTYFPQDLRTLFGWIFAPLAWLMGVPWKDCLEFGNLLGTKISINEFLAYVHLGELIESRGMSERAITIATYALCGFSNFSSIAIQIGGIGGMAPERRGDLAKLGLRAMFGGALASWMTATIAGMLIG; encoded by the coding sequence GCCGGCGGCGTGCTCGCCGGGTATATCGCCATGGGAGTTCCCGCCTCGCATTTGCTCGCGGCGAGCGTCATGTCGGCGCCGGCCGCGCTGATGATGGCAAAAATTATCTTGCCAGAAAAGGAAGAATCGGTCACCAAGGGCCACGTGAAAGTGCCGCCGGGAAAAGTTGCAGGGGATGTGATTGAAGCGGCTGCGGTTGGCGCCGCCGATGGCATGAAACTGGCCGTGAATGTCGGCGCGATGCTGCTGGCCTTCATCGCACTCATCGCCGTGGTCAACGCGGGTATGGGCGTCATTCACGACGCGCTGTCAAATTGGGTGGGCTTCACTTATTTTCCGCAAGATTTGCGCACACTCTTCGGCTGGATTTTCGCGCCACTGGCCTGGCTTATGGGCGTGCCGTGGAAGGATTGTCTGGAATTCGGCAATTTGCTCGGCACCAAAATCTCCATCAACGAATTTTTGGCGTATGTGCATCTCGGCGAGTTGATTGAAAGCCGAGGCATGAGTGAACGCGCCATCACGATTGCGACGTATGCACTGTGCGGGTTTTCGAATTTTTCTTCCATTGCGATTCAAATCGGCGGCATTGGCGGCATGGCCCCCGAACGCCGCGGCGATTTGGCCAAACTCGGCCTGCGCGCCATGTTTGGCGGCGCGCTCGCGAGTTGGATGACGGCAACGATTGCAGGCATGCTCATCGGATAA